A genomic stretch from Edaphobacter aggregans includes:
- a CDS encoding cytochrome b N-terminal domain-containing protein yields MPDPEHPLSQENQRPISGWMKWLDRRTDIHSLLNEALDEPIPGGARWAYVFGSGLLYLFLSQVITGVFLTLYYVPSSDHAHTTVSYISKVVSSGLFLRSIHAYGATAIIILLFLHISQTLLYGSYKGRRELLWLSGCFLLALMLGMAFTGYLLPWDQKAYFATAVGTNIISEVPLIGEPLQQLLRGGPQMGTLTLSRFFVLHVFVLPGMLIAFIAMHVFLFRKAGAAGPFKEDPVYPKLPTQKFYPRQLVMDMVASLLIVLALALVAYFVPVHLGPEANTSDTSYIPRPEWYYLPIFQWLKVVSGRWSLFGGILLPGLLALLFAAIPFLDRGRERRPWKRPVVVAGFAIFVACYAGLGAISYRDDRTDQNVAAQLTRQKQAEIDYMRQPFQIQSQPSNPVPVALVTADPLIAKGTAIFAEQPCGGCHGDRGEGTTEAPALIGIGQKYSSNQLAFLLHHRTPQMIKGGMPPVDLNQADTDALVAYLRSLK; encoded by the coding sequence ATGCCGGACCCAGAGCATCCCTTGTCACAAGAAAACCAGAGGCCCATCTCTGGATGGATGAAGTGGTTGGATCGTCGCACTGACATCCACTCGCTACTGAATGAAGCACTCGACGAACCAATCCCAGGGGGCGCTCGCTGGGCCTACGTCTTCGGGTCAGGACTGCTCTATCTGTTTTTGTCGCAGGTAATCACCGGAGTTTTCCTCACTCTATACTATGTACCCTCCTCCGATCACGCACATACAACCGTCTCCTATATTTCCAAGGTGGTCAGCTCGGGATTGTTTTTGCGCAGCATTCACGCCTATGGCGCGACCGCCATTATCATTCTGCTATTTCTGCATATCTCGCAAACGCTTCTTTACGGTTCCTACAAAGGCCGGCGCGAATTACTCTGGCTCTCCGGATGCTTCTTGCTTGCTCTAATGTTGGGCATGGCCTTTACCGGTTATTTGTTGCCTTGGGATCAAAAGGCATACTTCGCTACGGCGGTTGGAACGAACATCATCAGTGAAGTCCCGCTTATCGGAGAGCCTCTGCAGCAACTACTCCGCGGTGGCCCACAGATGGGGACGCTGACCCTATCGCGCTTCTTTGTGCTTCACGTTTTCGTATTGCCCGGAATGCTGATAGCTTTCATCGCTATGCACGTCTTCTTGTTTCGTAAGGCAGGCGCTGCTGGTCCCTTTAAGGAAGACCCTGTTTATCCCAAGCTTCCAACACAAAAGTTTTATCCTCGCCAGTTAGTCATGGATATGGTTGCAAGTCTGCTGATTGTTCTGGCTCTTGCACTGGTGGCATACTTTGTTCCAGTTCATCTTGGTCCAGAAGCCAATACTTCAGATACCAGCTATATACCTCGCCCCGAATGGTATTATCTGCCAATCTTTCAGTGGCTGAAGGTCGTAAGCGGGAGATGGTCTCTATTCGGCGGCATCCTCCTACCCGGACTCCTCGCCTTGCTGTTTGCAGCAATTCCTTTTCTTGATCGTGGACGCGAACGCCGGCCATGGAAGCGTCCTGTTGTTGTTGCTGGATTTGCCATCTTCGTAGCTTGCTATGCAGGCCTGGGCGCCATCAGCTACCGCGACGACAGGACCGATCAGAACGTGGCCGCGCAGCTGACGCGTCAGAAACAAGCCGAAATCGACTACATGCGCCAACCATTTCAAATTCAATCGCAGCCCTCCAATCCTGTACCGGTGGCATTGGTAACTGCCGATCCGCTCATCGCCAAAGGCACCGCCATCTTCGCGGAGCAACCCTGCGGTGGCTGCCACGGAGATCGGGGCGAAGGCACCACAGAGGCGCCGGCGCTTATCGGCATAGGCCAGAAGTATTCCTCTAATCAGTTGGCCTTCTTGTTGCATCATCGAACACCTCAAATGATCAAGGGAGGGATGCCTCCGGTCGATCTGAATCAGGCAGATACAGATGCACTTGTTGCCTACCTGCGTAGTCTGAAGTGA
- a CDS encoding choice-of-anchor D domain-containing protein, giving the protein MFVFHNYAISSSSDYIVEITGSSDNAEVQQPNGLRIQSAAKTPQLRKWWGALALAMAFCLSLSLGSRFASASSVAPYPAVDTFSGSGALSANWTNTSSYGQGYVPLAQGGGTVAPSVSGQQGLATYTGISFSNDQYAQAKFVGYSSAQGSTGVCVRMNTAGNGVCYLGDYGLLYSLANGAGNYIIASNCPVAANGDTIQLLVTGTTYTCTDISSGSSVSATDSLYSTGNPGILVDQRKSTVYALASFQADCVPSCNTNSPYPAVDTFSGSGALSTNWTNTSSYGQGYVSLAQNSGTVAPSVSGQQGLATYTGISFSNDQYAQAKFVGYSSAQGSTGVCVRMNTAGNGVCYLGDYGLLYSLANGAGNYIIASNCPVAANGDTIQLLVTGTTYTCTDISSGSSVSATDSLYSTGNPGILVDQRKSTVYALASFQADCVPSCNTNSPYPAVDTFSGSGALSTNWTNTSSYGQGYVSLAQNSGTVAPSVSGQQGLATYTGISFSNDQYAQAKFVGYSSAQGSTGVCVRMNTAGNGVCYLGDYGLLYSLANGAGNYIIASNCPVAANGDTIQLLVTGTTYTCTDISSGSSVSATDSLYSTGNPGILVDQRKSTIYALASFQADCVPSCSGGSSPTPPSTANPQLTVSVTSLSFGSVTVNTAATQSVTLSSTGTSPVTVSAAAITGSGFTIISGSLPVTLNPTQTVTLQVQFQPTATGGAAGQITISSNSTTGGTAVVALSGIGTAAAAHEVYLNWDAPSSSPDPVAGYNIYRSISSGSFQLITASPDAQTAYVDSAVASGSTYSYLVKSVDYNGVESVPSNQITVTIP; this is encoded by the coding sequence ATGTTCGTGTTCCATAACTACGCTATTTCTTCGTCCTCCGACTACATTGTAGAAATCACTGGCAGCTCAGATAATGCTGAGGTTCAGCAACCGAATGGACTTCGCATCCAATCTGCTGCAAAGACTCCCCAACTGCGCAAATGGTGGGGTGCCCTTGCTCTTGCGATGGCTTTCTGTCTGTCGCTATCCCTGGGTTCCAGATTCGCATCGGCCTCGAGTGTAGCCCCTTATCCCGCGGTGGACACGTTCAGCGGATCGGGAGCGTTGTCGGCAAACTGGACCAACACGTCGTCGTATGGACAAGGATATGTTCCTCTGGCGCAGGGCGGCGGCACGGTTGCACCCTCCGTCTCCGGACAACAGGGATTAGCGACCTATACCGGGATCTCGTTCTCCAATGACCAGTATGCGCAGGCTAAGTTCGTGGGTTATTCTTCGGCGCAGGGCTCCACCGGTGTGTGCGTGCGCATGAATACGGCTGGCAACGGCGTATGTTATCTGGGAGACTACGGCCTGCTCTATTCCCTGGCCAACGGTGCTGGCAACTACATCATCGCCTCAAACTGTCCTGTTGCCGCGAACGGCGACACCATACAACTTCTTGTCACCGGGACCACCTACACCTGTACAGATATCTCCAGCGGAAGTTCTGTCTCGGCAACCGATTCCCTGTATTCAACCGGTAATCCAGGCATCTTGGTTGATCAAAGAAAATCCACCGTCTATGCCCTCGCCTCCTTCCAGGCAGACTGCGTCCCCTCCTGTAATACCAATAGTCCTTATCCCGCAGTCGACACGTTCAGTGGATCGGGAGCGTTGTCGACAAACTGGACCAACACGTCGTCGTATGGACAAGGGTATGTATCTCTGGCACAGAACAGCGGTACGGTTGCACCCTCCGTCTCCGGACAACAGGGACTAGCGACCTATACCGGGATCTCGTTCTCCAATGACCAGTATGCGCAGGCTAAGTTCGTGGGTTATTCTTCGGCGCAGGGCTCCACCGGTGTGTGCGTGCGCATGAATACGGCTGGCAACGGCGTATGTTATCTGGGAGACTACGGCCTGCTCTATTCCCTGGCCAACGGTGCTGGCAACTACATCATCGCCTCAAACTGTCCTGTTGCCGCGAACGGCGACACCATACAACTTCTTGTCACCGGGACCACCTACACCTGTACAGATATCTCCAGCGGAAGTTCTGTCTCGGCAACCGATTCCCTGTATTCAACCGGTAATCCAGGCATCTTGGTTGATCAAAGAAAATCCACCGTCTATGCCCTCGCCTCCTTCCAGGCAGACTGCGTCCCCTCCTGTAATACCAATAGTCCTTATCCCGCAGTCGACACGTTCAGTGGATCGGGAGCGTTGTCGACAAACTGGACCAACACGTCGTCGTATGGACAAGGGTATGTATCTCTGGCACAGAACAGCGGTACGGTTGCACCCTCCGTCTCCGGACAACAGGGACTAGCGACCTATACCGGGATCTCGTTCTCCAATGACCAGTATGCGCAGGCTAAGTTCGTGGGTTATTCTTCGGCGCAGGGCTCCACCGGTGTGTGCGTGCGCATGAATACGGCTGGCAACGGCGTATGTTATCTGGGAGACTACGGCCTGCTCTATTCCCTGGCCAACGGTGCTGGCAACTACATCATCGCCTCAAACTGTCCTGTTGCCGCGAACGGCGACACCATACAACTTCTTGTCACCGGGACCACCTACACCTGTACAGATATCTCCAGCGGAAGTTCTGTCTCGGCAACCGATTCCCTGTATTCAACCGGTAATCCAGGCATCCTGGTTGATCAAAGAAAATCCACCATCTATGCCCTCGCCTCCTTCCAGGCAGACTGCGTCCCCTCCTGTAGTGGCGGATCATCCCCCACCCCGCCCTCTACAGCGAACCCGCAGCTGACAGTAAGTGTCACCAGTCTGAGCTTCGGTAGCGTGACCGTGAACACTGCAGCGACGCAATCCGTGACGCTAAGTTCGACAGGAACCTCACCGGTTACAGTAAGCGCAGCGGCGATCACGGGATCTGGTTTCACCATCATCAGTGGAAGCCTACCGGTGACGCTGAATCCAACCCAAACGGTCACGCTGCAGGTCCAATTCCAGCCAACAGCAACCGGAGGAGCTGCAGGGCAGATCACGATTAGCAGCAACTCGACTACCGGAGGTACGGCAGTGGTGGCTCTTAGCGGCATAGGTACGGCAGCGGCGGCGCATGAAGTCTACCTCAATTGGGATGCACCCAGCAGTTCGCCAGACCCGGTAGCAGGTTACAACATCTACCGGTCGATAAGCAGTGGGTCTTTTCAACTGATCACCGCCTCGCCAGATGCGCAGACTGCCTATGTGGACAGCGCCGTCGCAAGTGGTTCCACCTATAGCTACCTTGTAAAGAGCGTTGATTACAACGGTGTAGAAAGCGTCCCGTCAAACCAAATCACAGTGACAATTCCTTAG
- a CDS encoding ubiquinol-cytochrome c reductase iron-sulfur subunit, giving the protein MPAPAHLPEQMPVPVPERRSFLGLLLAAAGGLVSATLAIPLMRFATFPLRVPSEEASWSDVGKIDEFLSLAEPVARTIDVKKIDGWRSSVVQNGVYIVPTGSGNFKVLSSVCPHLGCAVRWIGKRDKFICPCHGGTFTNIGVHISGPPLRAMDELESKVENGILKVRFQYFRQLVAKKEPVG; this is encoded by the coding sequence ATGCCTGCCCCAGCACATCTTCCTGAGCAAATGCCTGTTCCCGTGCCGGAACGCCGGTCGTTTCTTGGCTTATTATTGGCTGCCGCTGGGGGTCTAGTCAGCGCGACATTGGCTATTCCGCTTATGCGCTTTGCCACCTTTCCTCTGCGTGTCCCATCTGAAGAAGCATCTTGGTCCGATGTCGGAAAGATCGATGAATTCCTTTCGCTCGCCGAACCTGTTGCGCGCACAATTGACGTCAAAAAGATCGACGGCTGGCGCAGCTCCGTGGTGCAAAACGGTGTATATATTGTGCCCACGGGGAGCGGCAACTTTAAGGTGCTTTCATCCGTATGTCCGCACCTTGGTTGCGCCGTGCGGTGGATCGGAAAACGAGACAAGTTCATCTGCCCCTGCCACGGTGGCACCTTTACGAACATTGGTGTGCACATTTCCGGGCCACCGCTCCGCGCAATGGACGAGCTCGAAAGCAAGGTTGAAAACGGTATTCTCAAGGTCCGCTTTCAATACTTTCGCCAGCTGGTTGCCAAAAAAGAACCGGTCGGCTGA
- a CDS encoding MupA/Atu3671 family FMN-dependent luciferase-like monooxygenase, which produces MAPEISLFFFSADSSERQDHKYQLLLESSKFADEHNFSAVWTPERHFQQFGGLYGSPSVTGAALAMITKHLSIRAGSVVLPLQNPLRVAEEWAMIDNLSDGRVAIAAASGWHVNDFVLSPGTYKNRYDDMYEKIALIQRLWRGEKIPLVNGEGVTIDVGILPAPIQKELPVWITGQSDDSFLNAGKLGFNVLTANFALKHDLKEFTRKAQIYRDSIQAHHGRRGHITLMAHTFVGENAEEIKTIARPAMAKYLKVNIGMQKDHSLGAKQSKGFSQISERESEIMINIQVNNDLHSELSFIGTLDQCAHQAEFLSEHEVDEIACLIDFGIGMEDVMASLRRLSTLVT; this is translated from the coding sequence ATGGCACCAGAGATCAGCTTGTTTTTTTTCAGTGCGGATTCCTCAGAACGTCAAGACCACAAATATCAACTGTTATTAGAGTCCAGCAAGTTCGCGGATGAACATAATTTTTCTGCCGTGTGGACGCCAGAAAGACACTTTCAACAGTTTGGTGGTCTTTATGGAAGCCCCTCTGTTACCGGCGCAGCACTCGCAATGATTACGAAACATCTCTCCATCAGAGCTGGAAGCGTCGTCCTACCATTGCAGAACCCTTTGCGCGTCGCCGAAGAATGGGCTATGATCGACAACCTTTCGGATGGCCGCGTTGCCATTGCGGCTGCCTCGGGATGGCACGTAAACGATTTTGTGCTCTCGCCTGGTACATATAAGAACCGCTATGACGACATGTACGAGAAGATTGCCCTAATCCAAAGACTTTGGCGAGGCGAGAAGATACCACTGGTAAATGGAGAGGGGGTTACGATCGACGTTGGGATTCTACCGGCACCTATTCAAAAGGAACTACCCGTCTGGATAACCGGTCAATCGGATGACAGTTTCCTCAATGCCGGCAAGCTTGGATTCAATGTTCTAACGGCGAACTTCGCACTCAAACATGACCTCAAAGAGTTCACCCGCAAAGCGCAAATTTACCGGGACTCAATTCAAGCCCATCATGGCCGTCGTGGTCATATCACGTTGATGGCTCACACGTTTGTTGGGGAAAACGCTGAAGAGATAAAAACCATCGCCCGGCCCGCTATGGCCAAATATCTTAAAGTGAATATCGGAATGCAAAAGGATCATTCCCTCGGGGCCAAGCAGAGCAAAGGCTTTTCTCAGATCAGTGAGCGGGAAAGCGAAATAATGATTAACATCCAGGTAAATAACGACCTACACAGTGAATTGAGTTTTATCGGAACTCTTGATCAGTGTGCTCATCAAGCTGAGTTCCTTAGCGAACACGAAGTGGATGAGATCGCTTGTCTCATCGACTTCGGGATTGGTATGGAAGATGTAATGGCTAGCCTACGCCGATTATCCACGCTGGTAACCTAG
- a CDS encoding tetratricopeptide repeat protein → MISTARISLLLLLTVGTVGELRSQSSQQANSRQPATIDSATRKLQDLQNKQQEATSSGDPAAVMASSQALTTLAMQQLEDVSTRLRHPSASTAESQRLKVRERQLRQILGSGFNDWGTAEAHEQQYAEALKHFQEAEKWNPSTPGLMRNLGTAAFEQEEYQESARALASVVSASPEDQRSRLMLAMSLFSLERFSDASKNFAPIGDLAMQDARTAYAWAYSLVRTDQPQQANAIADILAARNLSPDVHLLVCKLYTASANYEHALPCFRTITAENPEMPGVHYELGATLIHLDKPADAIPELRDELKINPRDIDAQYDLAYALSETSHKEEALPLLRSVLALNPNYSEAQYQLGKVLLEDGKTEEAIGHLETAARINPHDAFVHYQLQVAYRRAGRTEDANRELQLYKDIKANKRESESLASPKGGEPKAP, encoded by the coding sequence ATGATCTCTACCGCTCGAATCTCGCTGCTGCTCCTGCTGACCGTAGGCACGGTGGGCGAACTACGCAGCCAGTCTTCTCAACAAGCGAATTCACGGCAACCGGCCACTATAGACTCTGCAACACGGAAGCTCCAGGACCTCCAGAACAAACAGCAGGAGGCTACTTCGTCGGGTGACCCCGCGGCCGTGATGGCGTCCTCGCAGGCACTGACGACGCTCGCGATGCAGCAACTCGAAGACGTGAGTACAAGGCTCAGGCATCCATCGGCGTCCACGGCGGAGAGTCAGCGGCTCAAGGTACGCGAGCGCCAACTGCGACAGATCCTTGGATCCGGCTTCAACGACTGGGGCACGGCCGAAGCGCATGAACAGCAGTACGCAGAAGCATTGAAACACTTTCAGGAGGCTGAGAAGTGGAATCCATCGACTCCCGGCCTGATGCGTAATCTCGGTACCGCAGCCTTCGAGCAGGAAGAGTACCAGGAAAGTGCGAGGGCTCTCGCGAGTGTCGTCTCCGCGAGTCCCGAGGACCAGCGTTCAAGACTGATGCTTGCGATGTCGCTGTTCTCTCTGGAGCGATTCTCTGACGCGTCCAAGAATTTTGCGCCGATCGGCGATCTAGCCATGCAGGACGCACGGACTGCCTACGCATGGGCCTATTCTCTCGTGCGGACCGATCAACCGCAGCAAGCCAACGCGATCGCTGACATCCTCGCGGCGCGAAACCTGTCGCCCGACGTTCACCTGCTGGTGTGCAAGCTATATACTGCCTCGGCGAACTATGAACATGCCCTTCCCTGCTTTCGAACAATTACAGCTGAGAATCCGGAGATGCCAGGTGTTCACTACGAGCTAGGCGCGACCCTGATCCACCTGGACAAGCCAGCCGATGCAATTCCAGAACTGCGAGATGAATTGAAGATCAACCCACGTGACATCGACGCGCAATACGACCTGGCGTATGCTCTGTCCGAAACTTCCCACAAAGAAGAAGCGCTCCCCCTTCTACGCTCCGTGCTCGCACTGAACCCAAACTATTCAGAAGCTCAATACCAATTGGGAAAGGTCTTGTTGGAGGACGGAAAGACAGAAGAGGCTATTGGACACTTGGAGACAGCAGCCAGGATCAATCCTCACGACGCGTTTGTACACTATCAACTCCAAGTGGCCTATCGCCGAGCGGGTCGCACAGAAGACGCCAATAGGGAGTTGCAGCTATACAAGGATATAAAGGCCAACAAACGGGAGAGCGAGAGCCTGGCATCCCCTAAGGGGGGTGAACCGAAGGCTCCCTGA